AGATTTTATAAATGTAACGACAAATGCGTATGAAACTTTTAAAGGTTCGACGATTCCCGAAAAACGAGTCAATCATAAATTTTGTGTAAGTATCTAAAATTCATTTTCTAATAATTCATATTTAAAATCTCCGCAAAGTATCTCAAATTGATTTAAAGCAAGGGACCATTCTCTAATGGGCATGGTCCATTTTTTTGCAGCATTTTTTAGAGCCAGAAAGACGATTTTTGTAATAGATTTATCATCTGGAAAAACTCCCTTATTTTTGATAATTTTACGGATTTGACGATTTACCGATTCAATCGTATTAGTAGTATAGATGACCCTTCTAATTTCTTCCGGAAAGGCAAAAAAAGGCACTATTCCAGTCCAATTACGTTTCCATATATCAGAAATAACCGGATATTTGCTATCCCATTTTTTAGCAAACTCTTCTAATGCTAAATTTGCCATGCTCTCATTATTTGCTGTATAGATTTGTTTTAAGTCAGCCGTTACTTCTTTAAGATCTTTATAAGAAACATATTTTACAGAATTACGAACCATATGCACGATACAAAGCTGTACTATAGTATTTGGAAAGATACTGTTTATGGCATCTCTAAAGCCTTTAAGCCCATCAATACATGCTACATAAATTTGTTCTATACCACGATTTTTTAGCTCGGTTACAACTTGCATCCAAAATTTTGCACCTTCATTTTTGCTAATCCAAATACCAAGTAACTCTTTCTTACCTTCTGTATTAACTGCAATAGCAAGGTAAACAGCTTTATTTATAACCATATTATTATCTCTTGCTTTTACCATTATACAGTCTAAATAAACAATCGGATATATCCTATCTAATGCTCGAGCTTGCCATCTTATTACATCTTCCATTACTCCATCGGTAATGGTAGAGATAAGCTCCTTGGAAACTTCTGTATGGTAGATTTCTTCTAAATGTGCTTGTATCTCACTCATGGTCATACCTCGAGCGTAGAGGGAAATAACCGTATCGTCAAATCCGGAAAATCTTCTAACTCCTTTAGGGATTAGTTGCGGTTCAAACTCACTATCTCTATCACGTGGTACATCAATTACTATTTTTTGACCGCTCTCGTCTATTATTGTTTTTTCTGTTGTACCATTCCTACGATTGCTATCTATCTTCGCTACTTTGCTATGCCTAGAATAACCTAATTCATGATTTAGTTCACTTTCCAATATTCTTTCTACTAGACGCTTCTTTAGTTGCTGAAACAGTCCATCTTTACCAAATAGCTCAGAAGGATTAGCTTGCGATAATAGCTCTTCTACTAGTTCATTATTTATATTTGTTTTTGCTGTCTCTTGTTCTAATTTTTTAGCCATAATTTCCTTTGCTTAAGTTGTTATTTTTTACAGTAATTCTTTATCTGCTTTTTTTCAACTTACACAAATTATATGACTGACTCCGAAAAACGTGAATTTTTAAATTTCATATTTGCGAACCTAGAGCTGAAGGGCTGCAAGGTGCATTACCAACTGGCTTTCCCGTTCACAGAACTCGAAAAATTGGCTAACTGTCCAGACCTGGCGGGGAGCGTGGTACGCAATGCGAACCTTTAACCAGTTTAGATTAGCCTTAGTTCAAGCTTTCGTTAAGCCTTGTTATGCATTAGTACCAACCCTAAATATTTAATTTTAATAAAATTTACTCTATTGTTGTTACATCATACCATACGCTTATTAATCCGGTTAAAATAAGCTCCTCATCATTATTATTAATTGCTTCTTGGATTAAATCAGAGCTTAGTTTACTATTTACGGCAGCTTGCAGCAATTTAGGATGATTTAAAAGCGGCTTATCGTAAATTATTTCTGTGACTGCACATGTTGGTACATCGTTGTTTGTTGCTTTATTCATTTGCGGTGCTATAATTGCCTTAACTGCGTCGTCTATATCTATAAGCTTGCCTCTTGTAATTTGTTTGGTAGTAAACTTTTCCATACGAGCCGTTATTTTTTCTATATGGAATACATTTGTTAATTTCGATACTCCGTTTATTATTTCATTTATAGAATTTTGCATTACAACTTTATTGTTTGCAGTAACAGTGTTGTCATTTTCTAAGTTAGTAATTACCTTTGCTACTACCAGCTTAAATATATTTAATTGATCTATACGTGTTAGGCTATCTATTTTAGTTTGTTGCGATATCATATTATCAATTTCATCTTCTAAATCAATCAGCATTCCCCTAGTTACTTTATTACTATTTATAATGCTTTGTATAATGCTCGCTATATTTTGTAAGTTAATTTGATTTTTCTCTAACTTTTGCATTTTGTTAAGTATGTTATTTTTGTTAGTATTAATAGTACCGGCATTTTCTAATTTATCGATCATTTTTGTTAGTAAGTCGTAAATATTTTCTTCTAAAGCCATAAGACTTGCTTGAGTTGTATCTTGTTTTGTTACTTCTTTAGCTGAATCTTTTATCTCTGCCAGCTTATTCTCATGTGTCACTGAAGTTGCTTGTTTCAACTGTAGGCTCTGCTGTTGTTCTTCTTGTTCCTTTTCTATATTTGCTTTATTAGCTAAATTATCTTTTTTATTCGTCAATAAATCACATATATTTTTAAAACCATTTTTTGTAGCTAAGCTCGATGCAGTTTCGCCGTTATTATTAATCTGATTAATAGCTTGCTCTGACATTTTATTAATAAGCATTTCACAAACTTTTTCTAAACCATAACCAACAGCCCAAGTTAATGCCGTATTGCCGTTTTTACCAATATGATCAATAGCCTGATCGGTCATTTTATTAATAAGCATTTCACAAACTTTCTCTAAGCCGCTACGGGCAGCCAAAGTTAATGCCGTATTGCCGTAATGATTAACGTGATTAATAGCTTTATCAGACATTTTATTAATAAGCATTTCACAAACTTTCTCTAAGCCGCTACGAGCAGCCAAAGTTAATGCCGTATTGCCGTAATGATTAACGTGATTAATAGCTTTATCAGACATTTTATTAATAAGCATTTCACAAACTTTCTCTAAGCCGCTACGAGCAGCCAAAGTTAATGCCGTATAGCCATCATTATTAATGTGATTAATAGCTTTATCAGACATTTTATTAATAAGCAATTCGCAAATCTTTTCTGAGCCACTACTGACAGCAAAAGTTAATGCCGTAGTGCCGTCACAAGTAATGTGATTAATAGCTTTATTAGACATTTTATTAATAAGCAATTCGCAAATCTTTTCTGAGCCACTACTGACAGCAAAAGTTAAAGCCGTATAGCCGTTATTATTAACATTATTAATAGCTTTATCAGACATTTTATTAATAAGCA
This genomic window from Rickettsia endosymbiont of Ceutorhynchus obstrictus contains:
- a CDS encoding ankyrin repeat domain-containing protein; translated protein: MFRWFQPSNEELIKAIKAKNESEAQSLITQMNTNELSKVDKYGETTLICAANKELEKVCELLISKMSNKAINHVNNNGDTALTVAAGNGLEKVCEMLINKMSNKAINQITNNGDTALTVAAGNGLEKVCEMLINKMSDKAINNVNNNGYTALTFAVSSGSEKICELLINKMSNKAINHITCDGTTALTFAVSSGSEKICELLINKMSDKAINHINNDGYTALTLAARSGLEKVCEMLINKMSDKAINHVNHYGNTALTLAARSGLEKVCEMLINKMSDKAINHVNHYGNTALTLAARSGLEKVCEMLINKMTDQAIDHIGKNGNTALTWAVGYGLEKVCEMLINKMSEQAINQINNNGETASSLATKNGFKNICDLLTNKKDNLANKANIEKEQEEQQQSLQLKQATSVTHENKLAEIKDSAKEVTKQDTTQASLMALEENIYDLLTKMIDKLENAGTINTNKNNILNKMQKLEKNQINLQNIASIIQSIINSNKVTRGMLIDLEDEIDNMISQQTKIDSLTRIDQLNIFKLVVAKVITNLENDNTVTANNKVVMQNSINEIINGVSKLTNVFHIEKITARMEKFTTKQITRGKLIDIDDAVKAIIAPQMNKATNNDVPTCAVTEIIYDKPLLNHPKLLQAAVNSKLSSDLIQEAINNNDEELILTGLISVWYDVTTIE
- a CDS encoding IS256 family transposase, whose product is MAKKLEQETAKTNINNELVEELLSQANPSELFGKDGLFQQLKKRLVERILESELNHELGYSRHSKVAKIDSNRRNGTTEKTIIDESGQKIVIDVPRDRDSEFEPQLIPKGVRRFSGFDDTVISLYARGMTMSEIQAHLEEIYHTEVSKELISTITDGVMEDVIRWQARALDRIYPIVYLDCIMVKARDNNMVINKAVYLAIAVNTEGKKELLGIWISKNEGAKFWMQVVTELKNRGIEQIYVACIDGLKGFRDAINSIFPNTIVQLCIVHMVRNSVKYVSYKDLKEVTADLKQIYTANNESMANLALEEFAKKWDSKYPVISDIWKRNWTGIVPFFAFPEEIRRVIYTTNTIESVNRQIRKIIKNKGVFPDDKSITKIVFLALKNAAKKWTMPIREWSLALNQFEILCGDFKYELLENEF